The genomic interval CGGACATCTGCGGGGCCATCGCCACCTCCAGCTGTGTCAACCCGATGGCCACCACCGGCGGTGCCGCGATGGACGGCAGCCGCTCGGGCCGCCGTACGGCCGAGACCACCCGTACCTGGCGGTGCGACGACCGGCTGCACACCACGTACTGGGTCTCCAAGTGGCCGCAGTTCGGTGGCGGCGGACCGGCGTTCCCCCGGCTGGTCGGTGCGCTGACCTCCGCGCCCACCCTCGCGAGCACGTTCTCGCTCACCATCAGCAGGCAGCGCGGCAAGGTCCTGGCCCTGTCCGGACATGTCCGCCTCACCGGCCGCGGTGAGAACGAACTGGGCGAGGCCGCCGAGCACTTGGAGCGGGCGGCGTCCGCGTTCAAGGTCGGTCTCGTACGGCTCGACCGTGAGCAGCTGCCCGGAGTTCTGGCCACCCTGCCGCTGGGAGGTACCCGCTGATGTCCACTCCCACCATGCGTCCCTCCGGCCGCTCCGGCTTCGGATCGTCGTCCACGCCGGGCTTCCCCGGGCAGCGTCCCGGGCATCTGCCGCGCTCCCCCGAGCCGGCCCGGCTCGGCCCCGAGCGGCGTCTGCGGGCGGCCTTCGGTCTGCTCGGCCCCCGGCGTGAGCGTCACCTCGTCGACGCCGACGTACTGTCGCAGCTGACCCTTCCGGCCGGCGACGACGGTCTGATCCTCGGCATCGACCCCGACAACCAGCCCGCCGTACTGGGTCTGTGCCGCCCCACCCGCCTGGACATGGTGCTGGTCGGCGGCACCTGGCTGGCCCAGGTCATCGCCCTGCGGGCGGCGGCGATCGGCGCCCGGGTGGCCGTCGAGACGGCTCGTCCGCAGCTGTGGGCGCCGATGGCGCAGGCGGCAGGCGGCGGCCAGCAGTGCGTGACGGTGCACCAGGTGGGGCGGATCGCCCCGCAGGGACCGTCCCCGGCCAGCCCGGTGCTCATCATCCGCGACCTCGGCATCCGTCCGCCGCGCAGCCGTCTCACCACGGCGCCCTGGCAGTCGGTGCTGACCCTGCTCCCCTATCTCGGTCCCACCGCGCCGCGGCTGCTGGCCAACGCGGACGTCGTCGGGGTCCAGCGGATCTCCCCGCAGGAGTCCGAAGTCGTGGGCAGGTCGATGCGGTTGCCCCAGGGCGACGCGGCCTCCCTGCCGTCCCTGTCCGACAACGTCGCCCTGTGGTGCACGCAGAAGCACCGGCAGTACGTGATGACCCAGCCCACCGACGCGGAGACCGGTCTCCTGGGGGCGCCCCGCCGCATGGACTGACGGGCGGGCCCGTGGCGCGGCCAAGGCCCCGGCCCCTCACGCGAGTTCGTGACCGAACCGTTGCGCCGTGTGAGGGGGCCCAGGCCAAGTAGGGTGCTCCTGCACGAGGTTCGCTCATGAGAAAGGGCCCGCCGACCATGACTGACGCGGACGACATCGCCGCAAAGACGCCGGACGAGGACGTCAGGGCGCGAAAGGCGAGGGAACGGGACGAGCTGTACAGCCTGGACATCTCCGGCGTCGAGTGGCACAGCGCTCCCGGCACCGAGGAGCACGAGGAGCGCGTCGAGATCGCCTACCTCCCCGAGGGCGCGGTGGCCATGCGGTCCTCCCTGGACCCGGACACCGTGCTGCGCTACACGGAGGCGGAGTGGCGGGCCTTCGTCCTGGGCGCGCGCGACGGCGAGTTCGACCTGGAGCAGGCCGAGTAACGCGGCGGTCGAGTAACGCGGTGGCCGAGCAGGCACGGTGGCCGGGGCTCAGGAGACAGACAACCGTCACAAGCGCGACATCACGGCAGGCATCGCTCCGTTGCGCGCGAGCGCACAGCGGACGGGCCTGCCCCGCCGACGCCGGTGGCGTTTACGCTTGATGCGAGTGCGACGCAGGAACCCACGGGTGGGATGTTCGCGTCCAGGGGACTTCAGTCGGATCGGACCACAGGAACGGTCGCCCCCAGCCCGGCACATGAGTGCCCACACGGCACGAGGGTGCTCGAC from Streptomyces sp. CC0208 carries:
- a CDS encoding DUF397 domain-containing protein codes for the protein MTDADDIAAKTPDEDVRARKARERDELYSLDISGVEWHSAPGTEEHEERVEIAYLPEGAVAMRSSLDPDTVLRYTEAEWRAFVLGARDGEFDLEQAE